The segment ACGAGGCTGCGATCGAACCGGTCGAGCCGACGGCGCCGGGCGATCAGGCGGCACTGCCGCCCAAGATCGACGGCAAGATTGTCGTCGATCCATCGCTTTCACTCGGCGCACGCCAGGAGGTCGCGGCGCTGCAAGTGCTGCTCGACCGCGCCGGCGCTTCGCCCGGCGTCGTCGACGGGCGCTTCGGCTCGAATGTCGACAAGGCGCTCGCCGCCTACAACGAGATCACCGGCAGCAATCTGCGGTCGACCGATGTGGTCGGCATCCAGGCGGCCCTTGAGCAATCCGGCGGCGATGCCTTCGCCTCCTACAGCATCACGCCCGAGGATGCGGCCGGCCCGTATGTCGCCTCGGTGCCGGAAGACTACGGCCAGAAGGCGCAGCTCGAACGGCTGAGCTACACCTCCGTCACCGAAGCGCTGGCCGAGCGGTTCCACATGGACGAGAACTATCTGAAGGCGCTCAATCCGGAAGCCAATTTCAACCGTCCCGGCACGATCATCAAGGTCGCCAATTTCGGCAGACTGGTGGCCACGCCGGTGGCACGCATCATCGCCGACAAGGGCAAGAAGCAGGTCCGCGCCTATGATGCGTCGGGCAAGATGATCGCGGCCTATCCAGCCACCATCGGCTCGGCGGATACGCCTTCACCCACCGGCACGCATGCAGTGTCGCGGGTCGCTCTCGACCCGAACTACACCTACAACCCGAACATCAATTTCAAGCAGGGCGAAAACAACAAGATCCTGACCATCCCGCCGGGCCCGAACGGCCCCGTCGGCTCGGTCTGGATTGCGCTGGACAAGCCGACCTACGGCATTCACGGCACACCCGACCCCTCCAAGATCGGCAAAACCGAAAGCCATGGCTGCGTGCGGCTGACCAATTGGGACGCGCGCGAACTGGCAAAAATCGTTTCGCCGGGCGTCACGGTGGAATTCCTCGACTGAGGGCATGGTGCAATAGATTGGCCGAAACGCCTGTCGCCTCGTCAGCGTGATCCTACTTAGGCCGTCAGATTTCCTGTTCTGGTTTCAACGACAGCAGTCCTCTGGCCGGTTGTTGCCGGCGCATCGGAGGTCTAAGCAGGCTTGATGCGTTCTCCAAGCGAAGTCGGCGCCGAAGCCGTCCCCCTGGTCAGGCCGCTGCCGGCCAATACGTTTTGCCCGCAATCGCAGCGCAGCTTCGTGCTGATCGCGGCGATCCTGGCTTCCGCCCTCGGTTTCATCGACGGTTCGATCCTGGCCATCGCGACGCCGGCGATCCGCGTCGATCTTGGCGCCAGTTTCGCCGAGGCGCAGTGGATTTCAAACGCCTATGCGCTGACGCTTTCGGCACTCATCCTCGTTGGCGGCGCCGCCGGCGACCGTTTTGGCCTGCGGCATGCTTTCGTGGCAGGCATCGCGCTGTTCATTGCCGCCTCGCTTGCCTGCGCGGTGGCGCCGAACCCGCCAATGCTCATTGCGTTTCGCGCCATTCAGGGCATCGGTGCTGCCATCATGGTGCCAGGCAGCCTCGCCATTATCGCCAAGGCCTATCCGAAGAAGGAGCGCGGCAGGGCGATCGGCATCTGGGCGGCGGCCTCGGCGCTGACGACGGCGCTTGGCCCGGTGCTGGGCGGCGTTGTCTTGTCGGCCTTCGGCGACGGCATCTGGCGGGTGATCTTCGCGGTCAATCTGCCGCTTGGTCTTGTCTCGATCTATCTTCTGCTCGCCAAGGTGCCGGCCGACGCACCGACCGAAAAGCGCAGCCTCGATCTCGGCGGCGCTGCACTTGCCACCTTGGCGTTCGGAGCGCTTGCCTACCGCCTGACTTCGATGGGCGCGGAGGGCGAAGGGCAAATGTCCGGCCCGAGCATTGCCGCCGGCGCGGTGCTGCTCATCGTGTTCATAGTCTTCGAGCGCCGGCAGCGCGAACCGATGATCGATCTCTCGCTGTTTCGGGTCGGCGCGTTCGCCGGCGCCAATGTGGCGACCTTCTTCCTCTATTTCGCACTGTCGGCCAACCTGTTCTATCTGCCGATGCTGCTCATCGCCAGATGGGGGCTGAGCGCCGCCGAGGTCGGCTTCATCTTCCTGCCGCTGTCGGTCTTGATCGCGCTGTTGTCGGGGCCGGTCGGCCAGTGGTCCGACCGGATCGGTCCGCGTTTTCCGATCGCCAGCGGCAGTCTTGTCGTCGCTGTCGCCTTTGCCGGGCTTGCCTCGCTGGCCTATGCGGGCATCCACAGTTTCTGGTGGGGCGTGTTTCCGCTGATGGCGCTGATGGGGCTCGGCATGGCGCTGGTGGTGTCGCCGCTGTCGACGGCGGTGATGACGGCGGTCGAGGACAAGGACACCGGTGCTGCCTCGGGAATCAACAATGCCGTCTCACGCATTGGCGGCCTGATCGCAGTGGCGGCGATGGGGTCACTGGCGGCCTGGG is part of the Mesorhizobium sp. L-2-11 genome and harbors:
- a CDS encoding L,D-transpeptidase family protein, with amino-acid sequence MFRTIFTLSALAAGLLSSSAMAAPTEDIAPRSARAVDARASDSHAVLVAQNGDFDVYYDARGNRVIVDSETGQVLAIQPPQTRFDRRALRRERLRNLGPVEDDRYYLDDPEDTARLRRRQLEEEGLIVVPPVDEYDPYSDPVDAFPEAPLDGGNYGNNYPEAPRPVKPRTVKRQPLDEAAIEPVEPTAPGDQAALPPKIDGKIVVDPSLSLGARQEVAALQVLLDRAGASPGVVDGRFGSNVDKALAAYNEITGSNLRSTDVVGIQAALEQSGGDAFASYSITPEDAAGPYVASVPEDYGQKAQLERLSYTSVTEALAERFHMDENYLKALNPEANFNRPGTIIKVANFGRLVATPVARIIADKGKKQVRAYDASGKMIAAYPATIGSADTPSPTGTHAVSRVALDPNYTYNPNINFKQGENNKILTIPPGPNGPVGSVWIALDKPTYGIHGTPDPSKIGKTESHGCVRLTNWDARELAKIVSPGVTVEFLD
- a CDS encoding MFS transporter — translated: MRSPSEVGAEAVPLVRPLPANTFCPQSQRSFVLIAAILASALGFIDGSILAIATPAIRVDLGASFAEAQWISNAYALTLSALILVGGAAGDRFGLRHAFVAGIALFIAASLACAVAPNPPMLIAFRAIQGIGAAIMVPGSLAIIAKAYPKKERGRAIGIWAAASALTTALGPVLGGVVLSAFGDGIWRVIFAVNLPLGLVSIYLLLAKVPADAPTEKRSLDLGGAALATLAFGALAYRLTSMGAEGEGQMSGPSIAAGAVLLIVFIVFERRQREPMIDLSLFRVGAFAGANVATFFLYFALSANLFYLPMLLIARWGLSAAEVGFIFLPLSVLIALLSGPVGQWSDRIGPRFPIASGSLVVAVAFAGLASLAYAGIHSFWWGVFPLMALMGLGMALVVSPLSTAVMTAVEDKDTGAASGINNAVSRIGGLIAVAAMGSLAAWVYAAALNSGAASGIPGFGEPPPAGLAPDLDAARLAASDAAFAAVAWMTALLCLLSAIVAWTTVSGERLPWPRGSEAPQR